attttgtgcggaccGAGAAAGTATATGATGAGTGGAGACTTTCTTccttatgatcaaattcaaatgaagattatagatgtattggGAATATTTCccctttgtaaataaataattgcaattttttaaatgcaaaattttatttttttctgtttgtgttgtttatagttcaaagatattttttccactttattactgaacataattaaaaaaacattttctttccttttgaaataaaaactaatTCTGAAAAGATGCTTTCcctaactaagaaaaaaatctcaaacattgttttgatctataacaaacaaaatagttaagacttttgatccagttcttttaatccattgtttttaatatctaaatatagtcatacctctacttacgaatgcctctaggtaggAAATtatcaggttacgaaagctttttatatgcaaatgagtgcctcgagatacgaaaaagatccaagctacgaaatcccccaaaaagtaagtgcatttccttatccgttattttattttgaaaactgtCGCGAatacattgattctcactttagaaccttgctacactctactgtgctctcattggctgtctcataaaaaccactatccatgtttcaagctTCTCtcctacatacctgtcaacctcggctaaatgttccccttattaatgattgcaattcactTTATTAAGCGAgaaaaaccgtacaaatacaATGCAGTACATatttacacaaacacacatagggcacacgttcattcattcattttctgaaacgctttatcctcactataaaagtctaaaatgtactacaaaatgCACGGCTCTCTGATGCAACGGGTCAAACGGGAATGcgcgtgtgcatatcatgctctCTTTACCTAGGCTAAATGCACCCctttttaatgattgcaatttcccttattaagcgatttaaaaaacgTAGAAATGAAACGCAGCATTTATTTTACACATATAGggaacatatttactcacatagggcacacgtaaaagtctaaaatttactACAAAATGCACGGCTTTATGACGCGGACGGGTCAAATtggaatgcgcgtgcgcatgtcatgccctgtccacctcggttaaatgctccccttaataacgattgtaattccccttattaagcaactaaaaccgtacaaatgcaatgcagcaGATATTTTCAcgcacacatagggcacacgctaaagtctaaaatgtactacaaagtggacggctttctgacgccaTCGGGTCGGAagatgcgcgtgcgcatatgcttcaacacgaatagattttgtatgcttgttattcattttaagacattacgaattttcttataattttctctcatttttgtgtcattctcacatctttcatacaaatttgggatactgaccaattttaaagggttgaattagtagttgtgtgaggaccgtggaatgaattagagttTACAAATAAAGTCCTGCTATACTTAATTTTCAAGCTAccaaaaagttctggaaccaattttgtaagtacaggtacgactgtattatatctaaaatgtttcctcttttcccttttatttttcactgcaaataaactgatttttaaaaaagcaatatatactcattttcttttttaaataaaaacaaaaggttaaaacatgatagatttaatatttgccctAAATGAAATAAACATACAAAATCCACTGCAAGAGAATATTTGTTATAAAGAGGCTCACagagaagatttgtactaatttgaatgtccaaaaaccCAGAAAAGAACACAGTGGTGAAATCGAATCTTTCAAATTCATCAAGTACCCTGCACCCCCTAAGTGCGACTTGAAGACTAATATCTGTGACGGGCCTTCTCCACACTCATTAACCTTAAAGATCGGAGCGTCCTGAATGTGTAAATGATAGTCGCTGAGTTACTCTCTTTAGTCTTTCAAAATACGTTAATATTTTGGTTATTATAGTTATTTATTATTCAGTGAAGCAAGCAGCATAGTTTTTCGGCTCTAGACAATACGGGAAAAGGCACTTCCCCTTCCTCAAATAAAACGAGAAGGGAACTCCGATgacacaaaaagcaaaataattcCAGATGTGCTTATACTGCACCTTTATGAAGTAGTTGGTACCAGCCACGACTTGTTTTTTGCAACTCTTGGCGATAAAAACGTTGTATGTCTTGCCAGATTTTTTCTCAACTTGACATTTCACCTGAAAGTGATTGGATTAGTTTAATCGATTGTAGCATTGTTTACTACTTTCAAGCCAAGTTAGAAAAAAGTAAGAAACAATACATCAACGAATGACATATTTCAATACTCACAATGTCACAAATTTTCTGAATTTCTTCACTGGCATTTTCAGCATCTGCAAGCCCTCCGCACATCATCTTGGCGCTCATCGAATAGAATTATACTTAGAAGAAGGAAGATGAAAAGTATCTCGTGCGTTTCAACTAGACTACCGGTTTTATCACGTGACCATGACTATTGGGCCGTACCATTCCCGCATGTAAGCGTGGGTGGGTCGTTGATTAAATTCAGATGGGAAAGTTTTACACAATTCTTTCCACCATTATACTTTGTTCCTACGTTTAGAATAAACCGGCGCTCGGGAATCTATGGATTGCCAGCCTGACATGTCTCTTTTGATGCGCGCATATGGCTCTCAGCTGACCTGTACGCTAAAATGTGGAACCAGCTGGTGAGAGAGCGGAGTCCTGAACCCACCAATAAAAGCCTCGACTTGGCACATCAAAGTGGGGCCGACAACTGCATTGACACTGCGTTGATGAATACTGACACCTTGTGGACATTAAAAAATCCCTGCAAGAAACATTGTTGACTCAACAGACACTGATTTGATGACCTGTTGTACCCAATACCGTCATGTACGTATTTGCATTCACATTTTCTTGTTCCATATGTGTCATGTAATTAAAATGCTCTTTTATATTGAGACACAGTTGATAAATTAAAGATTAAAGATTAAAATCTGTCATAATGTCATAAAAGTGTAAGTGCTGTGAATAACAATGACAATGGACtcattgtttaaatattttaatcaatGAAATGAGTTTCTCCAGTGTTTTGTAATTGAGTCTATTTCGTTTGTTTGTGGCAATTTATTTTGGTTTGGGGATTATGCGTTCGCAAGGGACAGAAGATGCTGGTGTGCATAGTAAAGGAACTCTGTTTTTTAATTGACCTATTGACCCTGCAATCCTTAAAAGTCCATGCATGATCGTTTTTATTAAGGACTCCAAACACAACGCCCTTTAATATAAACAATTTATTGACAGAGAAGTCAAATACAGCGCGCCGGCATAATCAATCCAATCCGAGCCTTAGCAGGGAAGTGATAGAATGCTGCAGTCCCTCTGTCTTATAAGCATTATTATACAAGTTTGAGGACAATGGAAGATCCATCCTCCTCCATCCTGCCAGCCGTCCATCATCTCACATCCTTCGTCTCTGGGCTGTGGGGGCCCCTGGTTTCCTCTGAGAAGGAAAGGGGGTGTCCTGCCTCCTCTTTTTATGGCTTCTCCTGTATGCATCAGTGATTTGGCCAAGGTGTTTGTTTCCCTGCTTGACAAAACAGACTCAGCTCTTTTGGTAGTTAATAACTTTCATGTTTGTTATTTGACTATTTCTCCT
This Stigmatopora argus isolate UIUO_Sarg chromosome 17, RoL_Sarg_1.0, whole genome shotgun sequence DNA region includes the following protein-coding sequences:
- the LOC144092021 gene encoding cystatin-B-like, with the protein product MSAKMMCGGLADAENASEEIQKICDIVKCQVEKKSGKTYNVFIAKSCKKQVVAGTNYFIKVHLGGDDHIHLRIFQGLPHAGGKLELISIKESMKLTDEIDHF